Part of the Antechinus flavipes isolate AdamAnt ecotype Samford, QLD, Australia chromosome 2, AdamAnt_v2, whole genome shotgun sequence genome is shown below.
GGCATTATTAAGACTTTGGTTCTGATATACTCTGCTGTCATCAAATCATATTTGGAATATTATATCAATTCTTATTGTCACTGCTTAAGAAATGACATTGATAAGCTGGACAATATTGAAAAGATGGTGATGATTCTCTCTAATATGAAAATTAGCTGAAAGATCTAGTGGTGTTTTAAATAGAAAGAGCAGACTTGAATGGACATGATAGttattttcaaatttgtaaaGGGCTGCCAAGTGATAAAAGAATTAGATTTGTATTGTTTTATTTCCCCAAAGGTAAGAACTATGAACAAAGAGTGGAATCTgaaaaaagggaaacagaatgATGGCAGGAATAAAGTTCCTAACAAATAGAGTTACCCCCAAGGTGAATAGGTTACCTTAGTAGGTTCCCTTTCATTGAAGGTCTTCAAACAAAGGGTGGATGACATCTTATATAGATAGATTGTGGTAGAGATTCTTCCTGGGACAAGGACTAGAATAAATGTCTTCTGAGATTCCATTCAAtgctgatatttttaaaattctttgatcagttttctgtcttcttttagAACTACACTTATATCATTCTTGGATTCTTACATAATGAGCCTTTTGTAGAGCTTTTGGGTTAGTAAAATTGGTATGAGGCCAATTAATTTTGACCTAGATCTTCTAAAATTCATACTCTAGTTTCCTATCTACTAACTTCAGACTTTCTGCTCATAAGTGATATAATACTTTCTGTCAACATAATTTCTTGTGAGGAGCATAAAGTtcaatattaacaaaaaaaaagtttctaaatacCTGTATGGTATGTTCTGTAAATACATCAAGGCTTActgaaatagtattttattttttaaagctcattATACACCTTGAAGCACTTGCCAAGCACAAACAGGGATCATCTGTTTAAAAAGGCTCTGCTGGAGAGGGGCACCATGGACAAGGAGCACCTGGTCTCTGCAAAGGTTACAGGAACATCCCACTGGGCAGCCATTTGTATACAGAGCTGTATGTCAGCTTGAGAAAAGAAACTAGCTAGCTCAGGAGACTCAATGAGATTATTGGATAATTCTCTAATTgttcacaaaatgactaacagCTTAGATCTGAAATATAGCTTCTGGcaataaacaaatacaaacaaaaataaaggagagaatgcTAATATTTCAGCACTAaagtttctcttccctttccactaGAAATTAACAGACTGATAACACTGGGGACTAATATATCATGTcagcatatacatgtatatatacaaatatattatgaaaatagggatttacttttctttccccttagaTTTGTGATgtgacagaagaaagaaaataaaattttaattgttaattGATAAAATCCCACATATTCTTCAAACTTTCTACCTCTGACTCTTGAGAGAAGTACACGTAATTGAAATATGCTGAAGTTTTAATCTAGTtcttttgtattattgtatttttgtattattttagttCATAATTCTTTATTACATCTCATCTTTATTTTGGTAGATGACATATCACACTTTAATATGAACAgattaatttacatataaatatctgCTTTCATGTCTTAGGTAAAGGCATTTAAATTATCAGATATCAATAACAAATTATATGTCCAGTCCAGCTCCTTTAGCtatatgaattatatttatttcattttattctcatgtaAGAGAAAACTAATTACATCTTTTGAAAGTCCTGGGGTTGGCTTTTCTTTATCCAGAGATGCATTTCCTTCTTCCAGTGGATAGAAGTGAACATCTTTAGAATGACTTTGTATGATTGAATATCCATCTCGGTTTAAAATCACCTGAGCCATCTGAAAACTGCGGAGTGCATACTTTTGACTTTCTTGGTTGGTCAGTTCTATGATTTTCTGAGAAAGGCGATGAGACACTGCCACTGAGAGTGCATCTTTTGGAGAGGGTAGTGTCTGACCATATACTTCATAGAAATGATCCAGAGATTTTCTAA
Proteins encoded:
- the SHLD1 gene encoding shieldin complex subunit 1; translated protein: MESQKATPDHCSEESSNFLDLSPTYDIAQQLQQKPRHEASSETSSSIDILASFSLNSETSNLNSGQNDPGTSENFWLNHSMANQPEIMEDGGLRKSLDHFYEVYGQTLPSPKDALSVAVSHRLSQKIIELTNQESQKYALRSFQMAQVILNRDGYSIIQSHSKDVHFYPLEEGNASLDKEKPTPGLSKDVISFLLHENKMK